From the Terriglobales bacterium genome, the window GGATGCGCAGCACCCGCTTCTCGCGCCCCGCCGGCCACATCGGCAACGGGCTGACCTTCGCAACACCGTTCGCGCTGCTGGGCTTCATTGTCGCCGCGGCTTGGGGATACTGGCCGCTTGCACTTACGCTGCTCGGCTGGGGCTTGGCGAACCGCTGGCTGCAAGCGCTGGTGGTCGGCTGGGGCGTGGTACAGGATCCGGAAGTCCCGCGCTATCTCTGGTTTTATCCCGTCCGCGATCTGCTGGGATTCTTCTTCTGGCTGGCCAGCTTTACCGGCCGCAACTTCACCTGGCGCGGTGAACCTTATCGCTTCGGGCCCGGCGGGCGCGTTATCAGCTTGCGCAACGAATCCCCCGCCGAACCTGCCTCCCGCGCCGCCTCCGTGCACACCACCGGCAGCGACTAGCTGCTTTCGCGGTCACCACCGATCGTCCGTGCTACACTGCCCGTTTTTCCGGAGTCCAACATGCGCCTGCGTGTCGCGTTTTTCCTGGTTTTTGCCTTCCTTGCAGCTCATGCCCAGCAGCCGCGCCCGCTGATTCCCGATGACATTCGCCACCAGATGGACGCCGCCGCGACCGAGATTCTCGCCTCCAGCGGGGTGCCCAGCGCATCTGTCGCCATCGTCAAAGACGGTCAAATCGCCTATAGCAAAGCCTACGGCGAAGCGCGTTTGGAGCCGCCGACACCAGCCCGTCCCGACATGCGTTACTGCATCGGATCGATCAGCAAGCAGTTCACCGCCGTCGCGCTGCTTCTTTTGCACGAGCAAGGCAAGATCTCGCTCGACGACCCGATCGGCAAATACTTCCCTAACCTGACGCGCGCTTACCAGGTCACGGTCCGCCAGTTGCTGACTCACACCTCCGGCTACTCGGATTTCTGGCCGCAGGACTATGTCATGCCCGCCATGTTGAAGCCGACCACGGCGGAAAAGATCATGCAGACTTGGGGCCGCAAGCCCCTTGACTTCGAACCCGGTACCCGCTGGCAGTACAGCAACACCGGATACACCATCGCCGGCGCCATCATCGAAAAGGTGACTCGCAGGCCCTACTACGAATTCCTGCGCGACAACATTTTCAGCCCTCTGAAGATGACCAGCGTGGTCGATTTCGATCAGAACAAGCTCGGCCCGTCCGATCCCGTTGGCTACATGCGTTACGGCCTGGGCCCGGCGCGCGTTGCCCCCGACGAAGGCAGCGGCTGGATGTACGCTGCCGGGGAACTTGCCATGACGGCAGAGGATCTCGCCAAATGGGATGTCGCGCTGCTGGCACACAAGCTGATGAGCGCCGCCTCCTACCAGCAATTCCAGACTGAAACCGTGCTCGCTAACGGCCTGGGCACGCAGTACGGGCTCGGCGTCGCGGTGCGCTCCGACTCCGGACACCGCGTGCTCACCCATGGCGGCGAGGTTTCCGGATTTACCGCCACCAATACCGTTTT encodes:
- a CDS encoding serine hydrolase domain-containing protein, which gives rise to MRLRVAFFLVFAFLAAHAQQPRPLIPDDIRHQMDAAATEILASSGVPSASVAIVKDGQIAYSKAYGEARLEPPTPARPDMRYCIGSISKQFTAVALLLLHEQGKISLDDPIGKYFPNLTRAYQVTVRQLLTHTSGYSDFWPQDYVMPAMLKPTTAEKIMQTWGRKPLDFEPGTRWQYSNTGYTIAGAIIEKVTRRPYYEFLRDNIFSPLKMTSVVDFDQNKLGPSDPVGYMRYGLGPARVAPDEGSGWMYAAGELAMTAEDLAKWDVALLAHKLMSAASYQQFQTETVLANGLGTQYGLGVAVRSDSGHRVLTHGGEVSGFTATNTVFPDDDVAVVVLTNQDAAGASGDIAKRLATLALQDIDTARSLQQAQQIFSGLQKGEINRSLFTDNANSYFSDQALADFASSLGPLGTPKDFSQTNQSLRGGMVLRVYRVKFADRALRVWTFELPDGKLEQYQIAATD